A window from Neobacillus sp. PS3-40 encodes these proteins:
- a CDS encoding DUF2089 domain-containing protein: MSNPIITNCPVCSNQLKVSKLHCTHCHTTIESEFEFSKLASLAQEQLYFIEVFLKCRGNIKEVEKELGISYPTVRGKLDDIIVALGYAANKKTEVDKKKIVTMLEKGEINAEDALKMLKEEE; this comes from the coding sequence ATGTCTAATCCGATCATCACAAATTGCCCTGTTTGTAGTAATCAATTAAAAGTATCCAAATTACATTGCACACATTGCCATACAACGATTGAAAGTGAGTTTGAGTTTTCGAAGTTGGCATCTTTGGCCCAAGAACAACTCTATTTCATTGAAGTATTTCTAAAATGTCGTGGAAATATTAAAGAAGTCGAAAAAGAATTAGGAATTTCCTACCCTACTGTGCGAGGGAAACTTGATGATATTATTGTAGCTCTAGGATATGCAGCAAATAAAAAGACTGAAGTGGATAAGAAAAAAATTGTTACAATGCTTGAAAAAGGTGAAATTAACGCAGAAGATGCGCTTAAAATGCTGAAAGAGGAG